In Eubalaena glacialis isolate mEubGla1 chromosome 2, mEubGla1.1.hap2.+ XY, whole genome shotgun sequence, a single genomic region encodes these proteins:
- the MTFMT gene encoding methionyl-tRNA formyltransferase, mitochondrial isoform X2 yields the protein MRVLVRCCWGPLPGGGGCAGRRQSPQWRSLVGLSGSSGGEDGRGARVREKPPWRVLFFGTDQFARETLRALHAASGILNVHPSCLPRWRGPAPIIHTVLHGDTVAGVTIMQIRPKRFDVGPILKQETVPVPPKSTTKDLEAVLSRLGANMLISILKNLPESLNNGRQQPAEGVTHAPKISAATSCIKWEEQTSEQIFRLHCAIGNIIPLQTLWVNSTIKLLDLVEVNSSVLTDPKLTGQAVIPGSVIYHRQSQILLVCCKDGWIGVRSVMLKKTLTATDFYNGYLHPWYQKNSQAQPSQCRFQTLRLPLKKKQKKKIVAVQ from the exons ATGAGGGTTCTGGTACGGTGCTGCTGGGGGCCCCTGccaggcggcggcggctgcgcgGGCAGGAGGCAGAGCCCTCAGTGGCGATCCCTGGTCGGCCTGAGCGGGTCTTCTGGCGGGGAGGACGGCCGGGGCGCTCGAGTCCGCGAGAAGCCGCCTTGGCGGGTGCTCTTCTTCGGCACTGACCAGTTCGCCCGCGAAACGCTGCGGGCGCTGCACGCCGCCAG TGGCATCTTGAATGTCCATCCCAGTTGCCTCCCGAGGTGGCGTGGTCCAGCCCCTATAATCCATACGGTCCTGCATGGAGACACAGTTGCTGGAGTAACGATTATGCAAATTAGACCTAAAAG GTTTGATGTAGGCCCAATTCTCAAACAGGAAACGGTTCCTGTACCACCCAAGAGCACCACAAAGGATTTGGAAGCAGTGCTGTCAAGACTGGGTGCCAACATG cttatttcaattttgaaaaatttgcctgaaAGTTTGAACAATGGAAGGCAGCAGCCAGCCGAGGGGGTGACACATG CCCCTAAGATTTCTGCTGCTACCAGCTGTATAAAATGGGAGGAACAAACTTCAGAGCAAATATTCAGACTTCATTGTGCCATTGGAAATATA ATTCCGTTGCAGACACTCTGGGTGAATAGTACCATTAAACTTCTGGATTTGGTAGAAGTTAATAGTTCAGTCCTCACTG ATCCAAAATTAACAGGACAGGCTGTTATTCCAGGATCAGTAATATACCACAGACAGTCACAAATACTGCTGGTTTGTTGCAAG GATGGCTGGATTGGTGTTCGATCAGTGATGCTCAAGAAAACACTAACAGCTACTGATTTCTACAATGGATATTTACACCCCTGGTACCAGAAAAATTCGCAGGCTCAACCAAGCCAGTGCAGATTTCAGACTCTCAGACTTCCACTgaagaagaagcagaaaaaaaaaattgttgctgTGCAATAG
- the MTFMT gene encoding methionyl-tRNA formyltransferase, mitochondrial isoform X1 gives MRVLVRCCWGPLPGGGGCAGRRQSPQWRSLVGLSGSSGGEDGRGARVREKPPWRVLFFGTDQFARETLRALHAARENKGEELIENLEVVTVPSPSPKRLPVKQYAVQSQLPVYEWPDVGSGEYDVGVVASFGRLLSEALILKFPYGILNVHPSCLPRWRGPAPIIHTVLHGDTVAGVTIMQIRPKRFDVGPILKQETVPVPPKSTTKDLEAVLSRLGANMLISILKNLPESLNNGRQQPAEGVTHAPKISAATSCIKWEEQTSEQIFRLHCAIGNIIPLQTLWVNSTIKLLDLVEVNSSVLTDPKLTGQAVIPGSVIYHRQSQILLVCCKDGWIGVRSVMLKKTLTATDFYNGYLHPWYQKNSQAQPSQCRFQTLRLPLKKKQKKKIVAVQ, from the exons ATGAGGGTTCTGGTACGGTGCTGCTGGGGGCCCCTGccaggcggcggcggctgcgcgGGCAGGAGGCAGAGCCCTCAGTGGCGATCCCTGGTCGGCCTGAGCGGGTCTTCTGGCGGGGAGGACGGCCGGGGCGCTCGAGTCCGCGAGAAGCCGCCTTGGCGGGTGCTCTTCTTCGGCACTGACCAGTTCGCCCGCGAAACGCTGCGGGCGCTGCACGCCGCCAG GGAAAACAAAGGGGAAGAGTTAATTGAAAACTTGGAGGTGGTCACAGTGCCCTCCCCATCACCAAAAAGACTGCCGGTGAAGCAATATGCTGTCCAATCTCAGCTTCCAGTGTATGAGTGGCCAGATGTGGGATCTGGAGAATATGATGTTGGAGTGGTAGCTTCATTTGGCCGACTTTTGAGTGAGGCTCTTATTCTTAAATTTCCCTA TGGCATCTTGAATGTCCATCCCAGTTGCCTCCCGAGGTGGCGTGGTCCAGCCCCTATAATCCATACGGTCCTGCATGGAGACACAGTTGCTGGAGTAACGATTATGCAAATTAGACCTAAAAG GTTTGATGTAGGCCCAATTCTCAAACAGGAAACGGTTCCTGTACCACCCAAGAGCACCACAAAGGATTTGGAAGCAGTGCTGTCAAGACTGGGTGCCAACATG cttatttcaattttgaaaaatttgcctgaaAGTTTGAACAATGGAAGGCAGCAGCCAGCCGAGGGGGTGACACATG CCCCTAAGATTTCTGCTGCTACCAGCTGTATAAAATGGGAGGAACAAACTTCAGAGCAAATATTCAGACTTCATTGTGCCATTGGAAATATA ATTCCGTTGCAGACACTCTGGGTGAATAGTACCATTAAACTTCTGGATTTGGTAGAAGTTAATAGTTCAGTCCTCACTG ATCCAAAATTAACAGGACAGGCTGTTATTCCAGGATCAGTAATATACCACAGACAGTCACAAATACTGCTGGTTTGTTGCAAG GATGGCTGGATTGGTGTTCGATCAGTGATGCTCAAGAAAACACTAACAGCTACTGATTTCTACAATGGATATTTACACCCCTGGTACCAGAAAAATTCGCAGGCTCAACCAAGCCAGTGCAGATTTCAGACTCTCAGACTTCCACTgaagaagaagcagaaaaaaaaaattgttgctgTGCAATAG